Proteins from a single region of Nocardioides anomalus:
- a CDS encoding serine/threonine-protein kinase: MTDATPERFVDDQRRYRLDSRIATGGMGEVWRATDTSLGRPVAIKVLKSEYADDPLFRSRFETEARHAASLHHPGVASVYDVGESAFLGREDGSGIPRPFLVMELVDGQPLSALLRGGRALDPDVVRDLMAQTADALGAAHRAGIVHRDVKPANLMVTPDRQIKITDFGIARASDGLGLTGTGQVMGTPQYLSPEQARGMTATPASDVYALGVVAFECLVGHRPFDADSPVATALAHLNDPVPTLPPSVPADLAIVVRRAMAKEPEQRFADGDAFAAALRNPASAAPLTAPPGPADAQTTQVIGAVPPVVPVPLDQPDPWRDPEPLPSEPEPRRTWLLVVLVLAVVAAVVLVFVLIATAGDDDSGDEPQTRPTRSTGPASSAPPSSEDTPSQPSSSAPAEVTVDEDEYLGRPLDDVVSDLKRLGLEVETQEVDNPGEKDPGTVALIRPDGTLREGDTVTVGYYGEAPESDTPTPTPSNTPSPTQSDSPNPQPSSTPPTPSQSANQTPSAPATPSASQVAGSASPSGGAS, translated from the coding sequence GTGACCGACGCGACCCCGGAGCGCTTCGTCGACGACCAGCGCCGCTACCGGCTCGACTCCCGCATCGCCACCGGCGGCATGGGTGAGGTGTGGCGCGCCACCGACACCTCGCTCGGCCGGCCGGTCGCGATCAAGGTGCTGAAGAGCGAGTACGCCGACGACCCGCTCTTCCGCTCGCGCTTCGAGACCGAGGCCCGGCACGCCGCCTCGCTGCACCACCCCGGCGTGGCCTCGGTGTACGACGTGGGCGAGTCCGCCTTCCTCGGCCGCGAGGACGGCTCGGGCATCCCGCGCCCGTTCCTGGTCATGGAGCTGGTCGACGGCCAGCCGCTGTCGGCGCTGCTGCGCGGCGGTCGCGCCCTGGACCCCGACGTGGTCCGCGACCTGATGGCGCAGACCGCCGACGCCCTCGGCGCGGCGCACCGCGCCGGCATCGTGCACCGCGACGTGAAGCCGGCCAACCTGATGGTCACGCCGGACCGCCAGATCAAGATCACCGACTTCGGCATCGCGCGCGCCTCGGACGGGCTCGGCCTCACCGGCACCGGCCAGGTGATGGGCACCCCGCAGTACCTCTCCCCCGAGCAGGCCCGCGGGATGACCGCGACCCCGGCCTCCGACGTCTACGCCCTCGGCGTGGTGGCCTTCGAGTGCCTGGTGGGGCACCGGCCCTTCGACGCCGACTCCCCGGTGGCGACCGCACTGGCCCACCTCAACGACCCGGTGCCGACCCTGCCGCCGAGCGTCCCGGCCGACCTGGCCATCGTCGTGCGCCGCGCGATGGCCAAGGAGCCGGAGCAGCGCTTCGCCGACGGCGACGCCTTCGCCGCCGCGCTGCGCAACCCCGCGAGCGCGGCCCCGCTGACCGCCCCACCCGGACCCGCCGACGCGCAGACCACGCAGGTGATCGGCGCCGTGCCCCCGGTCGTGCCCGTGCCCCTCGACCAGCCCGACCCGTGGCGCGACCCCGAGCCGCTCCCGTCCGAGCCGGAGCCGCGGCGCACCTGGCTCCTCGTCGTGCTGGTGCTGGCGGTGGTGGCCGCGGTCGTGCTGGTCTTCGTGCTCATCGCCACCGCGGGCGACGACGACAGCGGGGACGAGCCGCAGACCCGGCCGACCCGCTCCACCGGCCCGGCCTCGTCGGCGCCGCCGAGCAGCGAGGACACCCCCAGCCAGCCGAGCAGCTCGGCCCCGGCCGAGGTGACGGTCGACGAGGACGAGTACCTCGGCCGGCCGCTCGACGACGTGGTCTCCGACCTCAAGCGCCTCGGGCTCGAGGTGGAGACCCAGGAGGTCGACAACCCGGGCGAGAAGGACCCGGGCACCGTCGCGCTGATCCGGCCCGACGGCACCCTGCGCGAGGGGGACACGGTGACGGTCGGCTACTACGGCGAGGCGCCCGAGTCCGACACCCCGACCCCGACGCCGAGCAACACCCCGTCGCCCACACAGTCGGACTCGCCGAACCCCCAGCCGTCGAGCACCCCGCCGACCCCCAGCCAGTCCGCGAACCAGACGCCGTCGGCGCCGGCCACGCCCTCGGCCTCCCAGGTGGCCGGGTCCGCCTCGCCGTCCGGAGGAGCCTCGTGA
- a CDS encoding AEC family transporter, protein MSGVFAGFATIAVVIGLGMLLAHTRVVDANGQRVLSAVAFYLASPALLFVTLLGSDLGRVFSLNVVAIVAGVAATGAVTLVVARVRREDVGRSVIATLCSSYCNAGNLGLPIAAYVLGDAALIAPVLLLQLLVLQPLALTALDVAVSPVRLPLGRVLTRPLRNPITVGSLLGLLVALSGVALPDAVVDPLALVGGMAVPAMLLAYGVSLRLGPLPGRGVSAGDLGLAVGLKLLAQPAVAYVAGRLLGLDDAALLAVTVISALPTAQNVFVIATRYDRGVLLARDAIFVSTLGCVPVTIGVVALLA, encoded by the coding sequence GTGTCGGGCGTCTTCGCGGGGTTCGCGACCATCGCGGTGGTGATCGGGCTCGGCATGCTGCTCGCGCACACGCGGGTGGTCGACGCCAACGGGCAGCGGGTGCTGTCGGCGGTGGCGTTCTACCTGGCCTCGCCCGCGCTGCTCTTCGTGACGCTGCTGGGGAGCGACCTGGGCCGGGTGTTCTCGCTGAACGTCGTCGCGATCGTGGCCGGGGTGGCGGCGACGGGCGCGGTGACCCTCGTGGTGGCGCGGGTACGCCGTGAGGACGTGGGCCGCAGCGTCATCGCGACGCTGTGCTCGTCGTACTGCAACGCGGGCAACCTCGGGCTGCCCATCGCGGCGTACGTCCTCGGCGACGCGGCGCTGATCGCGCCGGTGCTGCTGCTGCAGCTGCTGGTGCTCCAGCCGCTCGCGCTCACGGCGCTGGACGTGGCGGTGAGCCCGGTGCGGCTGCCGCTGGGCCGGGTGCTGACCCGGCCGCTGCGCAACCCGATCACGGTCGGCAGCCTGCTCGGGCTGCTCGTGGCCCTGAGCGGCGTGGCGCTGCCGGACGCGGTGGTCGACCCGCTGGCCCTGGTGGGCGGGATGGCGGTGCCGGCGATGCTGCTGGCCTACGGCGTCAGCCTGCGGCTCGGGCCGCTGCCGGGCCGCGGCGTGTCGGCCGGCGACCTCGGGCTGGCGGTTGGGCTCAAGCTGCTGGCCCAGCCGGCGGTGGCCTACGTCGCCGGCCGGCTGCTCGGGCTGGACGACGCCGCGCTGCTCGCGGTGACCGTCATCTCGGCCCTGCCCACGGCGCAGAACGTCTTCGTCATCGCGACGCGCTACGACCGCGGGGTGCTGCTGGCGCGCGACGCGATCTTCGTCAGCACGCTGGGGTGCGTGCCGGTGACGATCGGGGTCGTCGCGCTCCTGGCCTGA
- a CDS encoding PP2C family protein-serine/threonine phosphatase yields the protein MRLDYSAISDVGRVRKDNQDSGYVGPHLVAVCDGVGGAARGDVASSTAIIQLRQLDEQPPPPDTGEADLLGLVNTALHRAHDKIAELVDQDPSLDGTSTTATLALFDGQRVAMGHVGDSRAYLFRDGEISQLTNDHTFVQTLIDEGRITEEEARVHPHRNLILRALDGIHDLEPDLFVIELKTGDRLLLCSDGASGVLDAGRLADILSSGSADFAAVELVRASLEAGSSDNVTCLVADVVDGSPDDPPSPPLLVGAAAEMKARRRPAQGRSLFRGHRAGDTGELEPVRAEIPSEVGFAISSDPIPATSDPEAVRYAPRPPSRYTWLSRLLALAVAVGALWILAAAAWSWSQDQYYVGERGGTVVIYRGVDTSLPGVELSHPYESSNVTLDRLSDFQADQVRDGIDASSLADARKTVDGLAQEMKPESGS from the coding sequence ATGAGGCTGGACTACTCCGCGATCTCCGACGTGGGGCGGGTCCGCAAGGACAACCAGGACTCGGGGTACGTCGGACCGCACCTCGTCGCCGTCTGCGACGGGGTGGGCGGCGCGGCCCGCGGCGACGTGGCCAGCAGCACGGCGATCATCCAGCTGCGCCAGCTCGACGAGCAGCCGCCGCCCCCCGACACCGGCGAGGCCGACCTGCTCGGCCTGGTCAACACCGCGCTGCACCGCGCGCACGACAAGATCGCCGAGCTCGTCGACCAGGACCCCAGCCTCGACGGCACCAGCACCACCGCGACGCTGGCGCTCTTCGACGGCCAGCGGGTGGCCATGGGGCACGTGGGCGACAGCCGCGCGTACCTCTTCCGCGACGGCGAGATCAGCCAGCTCACCAACGACCACACCTTCGTGCAGACCCTCATCGACGAGGGCCGCATCACCGAGGAGGAGGCGCGGGTCCACCCGCACCGCAACCTCATCCTGCGTGCGCTCGACGGCATCCACGACCTCGAGCCGGACCTGTTCGTCATCGAGCTCAAGACCGGCGACCGGCTGCTGCTGTGCAGCGACGGCGCCAGCGGCGTGCTCGACGCCGGCCGGCTGGCCGACATCCTCTCCAGCGGCTCGGCCGACTTCGCCGCGGTGGAGCTGGTCCGCGCCAGCCTCGAGGCCGGCAGCTCCGACAACGTGACCTGCCTGGTCGCCGATGTCGTGGACGGTTCGCCGGACGACCCGCCCAGTCCCCCGCTCCTGGTCGGCGCGGCCGCGGAGATGAAGGCGCGGCGACGCCCGGCCCAGGGCCGCAGCCTGTTCCGCGGGCACCGCGCTGGCGACACCGGCGAGCTCGAGCCGGTCCGCGCCGAGATCCCGAGCGAGGTCGGCTTCGCCATCTCGAGCGACCCGATCCCGGCCACCAGCGACCCCGAGGCGGTGCGCTACGCCCCCCGCCCGCCGAGTCGCTACACCTGGCTGAGCCGGCTGCTGGCCCTCGCCGTCGCCGTCGGTGCCCTGTGGATCCTGGCCGCCGCGGCGTGGTCGTGGAGCCAGGACCAGTACTACGTCGGCGAGCGCGGCGGCACCGTCGTCATCTACCGCGGTGTGGACACCTCCCTGCCCGGCGTCGAGCTCTCCCACCCCTACGAGTCGAGCAACGTCACCCTCGACCGACTCTCGGACTTCCAGGCCGACCAGGTCCGCGACGGCATCGACGCCAGCAGCCTGGCCGATGCCCGCAAGACCGTCGACGGCCTGGCCCAGGAGATGAAGCCGGAGTCGGGCTCATGA
- a CDS encoding FtsW/RodA/SpoVE family cell cycle protein: protein MSQQQGFVMGFVHRRRRGAELFLLVLALAVGVGAYAAVGIGVEGKVPADIVGYGSWLAALSVVGHVTVRLVAPYADPVLLPVVVALNGLGLAVIHRLDLAYEDAGRAAHTFARQQLTWMTLGVVLFVVTLVVLRDHRVLTRFTYTSGLAAILLLLLPMVPGVGKTINGAKIWIGVGPFSFQPGELAKVLLVVAFAGYLVLHRDALALAGRRVAGIDLPRGRDLGPILAMWLVSLGILIFQRDLGSSLLFFGLFLVMLYVATERAGWLVVGVLLFLAGAAGSYQFLGHVQNRVNIWLDPMGYYDKTPGSFQLVEGLFGMAWGGLIGRGFGGGSPDRVPYANSDFIISSIGEELGLTGVMAVVLCYGLIVERALRAALICRDGFGKLMATGLAAVLALQVFVVIGGVTKLIPLTGLTTPFLSYGGSSLVANWVIAALLLRISDQARRPVPDLSPVEDEQADEQATQVVRL, encoded by the coding sequence ATGAGCCAGCAGCAAGGCTTCGTCATGGGCTTCGTGCACCGCCGCCGCCGGGGCGCCGAGCTGTTCCTGCTCGTCCTCGCGCTGGCCGTCGGCGTCGGGGCGTACGCCGCGGTGGGCATCGGCGTCGAGGGCAAGGTGCCGGCCGACATCGTGGGCTACGGGTCCTGGCTGGCCGCGCTGTCCGTCGTCGGCCACGTCACGGTCCGCCTCGTCGCGCCGTACGCCGACCCGGTGCTGCTCCCGGTCGTGGTCGCCCTCAACGGCCTCGGACTGGCCGTGATCCACCGCCTCGACCTGGCCTACGAGGACGCCGGCCGGGCGGCGCACACCTTCGCCCGCCAGCAGCTGACCTGGATGACGCTCGGCGTCGTGCTGTTCGTGGTGACCCTGGTGGTGCTGCGCGACCACCGGGTGCTGACCCGCTTCACCTACACCAGCGGGCTGGCCGCGATCCTGCTGCTGCTGCTGCCGATGGTCCCGGGCGTGGGCAAGACCATCAACGGCGCCAAGATCTGGATCGGCGTCGGCCCGTTCAGCTTCCAGCCCGGCGAGCTGGCCAAGGTGCTGCTCGTCGTCGCGTTCGCCGGCTACCTCGTGCTGCACCGCGACGCCCTCGCCCTGGCCGGGCGCCGGGTGGCCGGCATCGACCTGCCCCGCGGGCGCGACCTCGGCCCGATCCTCGCCATGTGGCTGGTCAGCCTGGGCATCCTCATCTTCCAGCGCGACCTCGGCTCCAGCCTGCTGTTCTTCGGCCTGTTCCTGGTCATGCTGTACGTCGCCACCGAGCGCGCCGGCTGGCTCGTCGTCGGCGTGCTGCTGTTCCTGGCCGGGGCCGCCGGCTCCTACCAGTTCCTCGGCCACGTCCAGAACCGCGTCAACATCTGGCTCGACCCGATGGGCTACTACGACAAGACGCCCGGCAGCTTCCAGCTCGTCGAGGGGCTGTTCGGGATGGCCTGGGGCGGGCTCATCGGGCGCGGCTTCGGTGGCGGCAGCCCGGACCGCGTGCCCTACGCCAACTCCGACTTCATCATCTCCTCCATCGGCGAGGAGCTCGGCCTGACCGGCGTCATGGCCGTCGTCCTCTGCTACGGCCTGATCGTCGAGCGCGCGCTGCGCGCGGCCCTCATCTGCCGCGACGGCTTCGGCAAGCTGATGGCCACCGGCCTCGCCGCCGTGCTCGCGCTCCAGGTCTTCGTGGTCATCGGCGGCGTCACCAAGCTCATCCCGCTCACCGGCCTCACCACGCCGTTCCTCTCCTACGGCGGCTCGTCGCTGGTCGCCAACTGGGTCATCGCCGCCCTGCTGCTGCGCATCTCCGACCAGGCCCGCCGCCCGGTCCCCGACCTCTCGCCCGTCGAGGACGAGCAGGCCGACGAGCAGGCCACGCAGGTGGTGCGCCTGTGA
- the pknB gene encoding Stk1 family PASTA domain-containing Ser/Thr kinase — translation MVGGRYELGELLGRGGMAEVRKGHDTRLGRVVAIKRLRTDLASDATFQARFRREAQSAASLNHPAVVAVYDTGEEPAQDGSGVSQPYIVMEFVAGRTLRDILREGRKILPERALEITSGVLSALDYSHRAGIIHRDIKPGNVMLTPSGDVKVMDFGIARAMSDSNTMTQTAAVVGTAQYLSPEQARGETVDSRSDVYSAGCLLYELLTGRPPFVGDSPVAVAYQHVREPAQPPSDHDTDLPPAVDAIVMKSLAKRREDRYQSAAAMRSDIERYLAGRPVQAPVPAPVVAAPPTPPPVDTSTRMRPAVPAPGPAYPEDDDYERRGPRTLIVVLLVLLVLALIAGAWVALRSDLFASAPDQEQVPNLINMSEDQARAAIADAGLDVGDVDFEDSETVQEGLVIRQDPAVDLYVDPGSTVDITVSSGLPMVQVPFVVGAPQGEARSKLRDAKLDPEFTSVESDEPQGQVLSTDPEGGAQVEQGSVVQVTISKGPVNVPNVVGMNRSDAIKKLVDAGFTYEIRGDPRSTAEKGTVTDQLPEGDKPQPQGTEIVLFVSTYEPPPPPPTPTPTPTPTDTPTGLPTDLPTG, via the coding sequence GTGGTCGGCGGGCGCTACGAGCTGGGCGAGCTCCTGGGCCGCGGCGGGATGGCCGAGGTCCGCAAGGGCCACGACACCCGGCTCGGCCGGGTGGTCGCCATCAAGCGGCTGCGCACCGACCTGGCCAGCGACGCGACGTTCCAGGCCCGCTTCCGCCGCGAGGCGCAGAGCGCGGCCTCGCTCAACCACCCCGCGGTGGTCGCGGTCTACGACACCGGCGAGGAGCCCGCGCAGGACGGCTCAGGGGTCTCCCAGCCCTACATCGTCATGGAGTTCGTGGCCGGCCGCACCCTGCGCGACATCCTGCGCGAGGGCCGCAAGATCCTGCCCGAGCGCGCCCTGGAGATCACCAGCGGCGTGCTCTCGGCGCTCGACTACAGCCACCGCGCCGGCATCATCCACCGCGACATCAAGCCCGGCAACGTCATGCTCACCCCGAGCGGCGACGTCAAGGTCATGGACTTCGGCATCGCCCGCGCGATGAGCGACTCCAACACCATGACCCAGACCGCGGCCGTGGTCGGCACCGCGCAGTACCTCTCGCCCGAGCAGGCCCGCGGCGAGACCGTCGACTCGCGCTCCGACGTCTACTCCGCCGGCTGCCTGCTCTACGAGCTGCTCACCGGTCGCCCGCCGTTCGTCGGCGACAGCCCGGTGGCCGTGGCCTACCAGCACGTGCGCGAGCCGGCCCAGCCGCCGTCGGACCACGACACCGACCTGCCGCCCGCCGTCGACGCCATCGTCATGAAGTCGCTGGCCAAGCGCCGCGAGGACCGCTACCAGTCCGCGGCCGCGATGCGCAGCGACATCGAGCGCTACCTGGCCGGGCGACCGGTGCAGGCCCCGGTGCCCGCGCCCGTCGTCGCGGCCCCGCCGACCCCGCCGCCGGTCGACACCTCGACCCGGATGCGGCCTGCCGTCCCGGCCCCCGGGCCGGCGTACCCCGAGGACGACGACTACGAGCGCCGCGGACCGCGGACGCTCATCGTCGTGCTGCTGGTGCTCCTCGTGCTCGCGCTCATCGCCGGCGCCTGGGTCGCCCTGCGCAGCGACCTGTTCGCCTCCGCACCGGATCAGGAGCAGGTCCCCAACCTCATCAACATGTCCGAGGACCAGGCGCGCGCCGCGATCGCCGACGCGGGGCTCGACGTGGGCGACGTCGACTTCGAGGACAGCGAGACGGTCCAGGAGGGCCTGGTCATCCGCCAGGACCCGGCCGTCGACCTGTACGTCGACCCGGGCAGCACCGTCGACATCACCGTCTCCTCCGGGCTGCCGATGGTGCAGGTGCCGTTCGTGGTCGGCGCCCCGCAGGGGGAGGCCCGCAGCAAGCTGCGCGACGCCAAGCTCGACCCCGAGTTCACCAGCGTGGAGTCCGACGAGCCGCAGGGCCAGGTGCTCTCCACCGACCCCGAGGGCGGCGCCCAGGTCGAGCAGGGCTCGGTCGTCCAGGTGACGATCAGCAAGGGTCCGGTCAACGTCCCCAACGTCGTCGGCATGAACCGCTCGGACGCCATCAAGAAGCTGGTCGACGCCGGCTTCACCTACGAGATCCGCGGCGACCCGCGCTCCACCGCCGAGAAGGGCACGGTCACCGACCAGCTGCCCGAGGGCGACAAGCCGCAGCCGCAGGGCACCGAGATCGTGCTGTTCGTGTCCACCTACGAGCCGCCTCCGCCGCCGCCGACGCCCACCCCGACGCCCACCCCGACCGACACCCCGACAGGGCTGCCGACCGACCTGCCGACCGGGTAG
- a CDS encoding FHA domain-containing protein FhaB/FipA, whose product MSELTLFLIRVAFLAILWIFVLSAISVIRSDMFGARVPEAARGAEARRERRSAKKREPTKRRGSPTHVVVTEGSNAGQRAELDQAPILIGRGSDAGIRLDDDYVSTRHARIAASGDQWFVEDLGSTNGTYIGTVRITQPTTITLGTQVRVGKTIIELRK is encoded by the coding sequence TTGTCTGAGCTCACCCTCTTCCTGATCAGGGTCGCCTTCCTGGCGATCCTGTGGATCTTCGTGCTCAGCGCGATCTCGGTGATCCGCAGCGACATGTTCGGCGCGCGGGTGCCGGAGGCCGCGCGCGGGGCCGAGGCGCGCCGCGAGCGCCGCAGCGCGAAGAAGCGCGAGCCGACCAAGCGCCGCGGCAGCCCGACCCACGTGGTGGTGACCGAGGGCAGCAACGCCGGCCAGCGCGCCGAGCTCGACCAGGCACCGATCCTCATCGGCCGCGGCAGCGACGCGGGCATCCGCCTCGACGACGACTACGTCAGCACCCGCCACGCGCGGATCGCGGCGAGCGGCGACCAGTGGTTCGTCGAGGACCTCGGCTCGACCAACGGCACCTACATCGGCACGGTGCGCATCACCCAGCCGACGACCATCACGCTCGGCACCCAGGTGCGCGTCGGCAAGACGATCATCGAGCTCAGGAAATGA
- a CDS encoding FhaA domain-containing protein has product MGGLQRFEQRLESMISGAFARAFRSAVQPVEIAAALQRECDNNAQILSRERRMVPNDFHVELSQVDLDRLAPYDSALADELVHQVQEHAETQGYVFPGPIAIEFEKAEDLTTGRFRIRSKAAARVQSNATFTQVRRARAVLEINGTTHPLQPPGVVVGRGTEADIRINDPGVSRRHIEFDVQIARGSASDGRASETPHIEVRDLGSTNGMLVDGHKVTRAGVRDGSEVRVGNTTMTVRVLEDEDGGGEGPFV; this is encoded by the coding sequence GTGGGCGGGCTGCAGCGGTTCGAGCAGCGGCTGGAGAGCATGATCTCCGGCGCCTTCGCGCGGGCCTTCCGGAGCGCGGTGCAGCCGGTGGAGATCGCGGCGGCGCTGCAGCGCGAGTGCGACAACAACGCGCAGATCCTCTCGCGCGAGCGGCGGATGGTGCCCAACGACTTCCACGTCGAGCTGTCGCAGGTGGACCTGGACCGGCTGGCGCCGTACGACAGCGCGCTGGCCGACGAGCTGGTCCACCAGGTGCAGGAGCACGCGGAGACCCAGGGCTACGTCTTCCCGGGGCCGATCGCCATCGAGTTCGAGAAGGCCGAGGACCTGACGACCGGCCGGTTCCGGATCCGGAGCAAGGCGGCGGCGCGGGTGCAGAGCAACGCCACCTTCACCCAGGTGCGCCGGGCGCGGGCGGTGCTGGAGATCAACGGCACGACCCACCCGCTGCAGCCGCCCGGGGTGGTGGTGGGCCGCGGGACCGAGGCCGACATCCGGATCAACGACCCGGGCGTGAGCCGCCGCCACATCGAGTTCGACGTGCAGATCGCCCGGGGCTCGGCCAGCGACGGCCGGGCCAGCGAGACGCCGCACATCGAGGTGCGCGACCTGGGCTCGACCAACGGGATGCTCGTCGACGGGCACAAGGTGACGCGGGCAGGCGTGCGCGACGGCAGCGAGGTGCGCGTCGGCAACACCACGATGACGGTGCGGGTGCTCGAGGACGAGGACGGCGGGGGCGAGGGTCCGTTTGTCTGA
- a CDS encoding aminoglycoside phosphotransferase family protein: MTALLREQAPHLADLPVRPAEGSGSSNTVVRLGEAYAVRLPRSTEYAADLRKEVAWLPRLGPLLPAPVPEVVFTGRASDLFPHPWAVVTWVPGDPLGDLDASQQQALATDLGAFLQGLHALDTAGLTSGAQEWGYRCGEPVTATADAWVDEAADGLSDLFDPARVRRAWGLLRDVPAATTPACWVHTDLSAENLLVRPDGHLAGVIDFGSLGVGDRSVDLLYAWSLFDAPARETLRAAAGADAATWSRARAWAFAGPGLLTIAHYGDQLPRRTARLTAMVEAVAAEVGVDLR; the protein is encoded by the coding sequence GTGACCGCACTGCTGCGGGAGCAGGCGCCGCACCTGGCCGACCTGCCGGTGCGTCCGGCCGAGGGCTCCGGCAGCAGCAACACGGTCGTCCGGCTGGGTGAGGCGTACGCCGTCCGGCTCCCGCGCTCGACCGAGTACGCCGCCGACCTGCGCAAGGAGGTCGCCTGGCTGCCGCGACTCGGCCCCCTGCTGCCCGCCCCGGTGCCCGAGGTCGTCTTCACCGGTCGGGCCTCCGACCTGTTCCCCCACCCCTGGGCCGTGGTGACCTGGGTCCCCGGCGACCCGCTCGGCGACCTCGACGCCTCGCAGCAGCAGGCCCTGGCCACGGACCTGGGCGCGTTCCTCCAGGGGCTGCACGCGCTGGACACCGCCGGCCTGACCAGCGGTGCGCAGGAGTGGGGCTACCGCTGCGGCGAGCCGGTCACCGCGACCGCCGACGCCTGGGTCGACGAGGCCGCCGACGGCCTCAGCGACCTCTTCGACCCCGCCCGGGTGCGCCGGGCCTGGGGGCTGCTGCGCGACGTACCCGCAGCCACCACGCCCGCGTGCTGGGTGCACACCGACCTCTCCGCCGAGAACCTCCTGGTCCGGCCCGACGGCCACCTCGCCGGCGTCATCGACTTCGGCAGCCTCGGCGTCGGCGACCGCTCGGTCGACCTGCTCTACGCCTGGAGCCTGTTCGACGCCCCGGCCCGCGAGACGCTCCGCGCGGCGGCCGGCGCCGACGCCGCCACCTGGTCCCGCGCCCGGGCCTGGGCCTTCGCCGGGCCGGGGCTGCTGACCATCGCGCACTACGGCGACCAGCTGCCGCGGCGTACCGCCAGGCTCACCGCGATGGTCGAGGCCGTCGCCGCCGAGGTCGGCGTCGACCTGCGCTGA
- a CDS encoding peptidoglycan D,D-transpeptidase FtsI family protein, translating into MNKPIRTISLFCLLLFLALMVNATYLQYWKADSYDKNGLNRRVIEAAYSQQRGAILVDGEPVAESVESDDDYDFQRVYEEPFKYAHETGYFSFYDQTGIERSQNDVLSGDDDVLFVNKLVDLLSNKSGKGGNVVLTLDGKAQDAAYQGLDDLPGDVEASVVAIQPSTGKILAMASLPTFDPNKLASHDFSAVKEDYDRLQGAEDEPLLNRAIQTTLPPGSTFKLVTAAAALESGKYTADGDVPGGPSYQLPQTSGDTGLIDNEGRSCGTDKIPFEQALAQSCNTTFARLGVELGGDALKEQADKFGFDQRYLTDIGPQAVSTFPSDATEPEAGQSGIGQFDVRATPLQMAMVAAAIANQGKLMKPYLVDSIQSPELETLKQTEPEEIDEAVSPETADGLTQLMVATVEGTANGVPGTAGPAAIPGVTVAGKTGTAQSGNPDVPPYAWFVSFAPAQDPEVAVAVMIQKIDGVDRGEIAGGLLGGPIAKAVMEAVIK; encoded by the coding sequence GTGAACAAGCCGATCCGCACCATCTCGCTCTTCTGCCTGCTGCTGTTCCTGGCCCTCATGGTCAACGCGACCTACCTGCAGTACTGGAAGGCAGACTCCTACGACAAGAACGGCCTCAACCGCCGGGTCATCGAGGCGGCGTACTCTCAGCAGCGCGGTGCGATCCTGGTGGACGGCGAGCCGGTCGCGGAGAGCGTGGAGTCCGACGACGACTACGACTTCCAGCGGGTCTACGAGGAGCCGTTCAAGTACGCCCACGAGACCGGCTACTTCTCCTTCTACGACCAGACCGGCATCGAGCGCTCGCAGAACGACGTGCTGTCCGGCGACGACGACGTCTTGTTCGTCAACAAGCTGGTCGACCTGCTGTCGAACAAGTCCGGCAAGGGCGGGAACGTCGTGCTGACCCTCGACGGCAAGGCCCAGGACGCGGCGTACCAGGGGCTCGACGACCTGCCCGGCGACGTCGAGGCCTCGGTGGTCGCCATCCAGCCGAGCACCGGCAAGATCCTGGCGATGGCCTCGCTGCCGACCTTCGACCCCAACAAGCTGGCCTCGCACGACTTCTCGGCGGTCAAGGAGGACTACGACCGCCTGCAGGGCGCCGAGGACGAGCCGCTGCTCAACCGCGCGATCCAGACCACGCTGCCGCCCGGCTCGACGTTCAAGCTGGTCACGGCGGCGGCCGCGCTGGAGAGCGGGAAGTACACCGCGGACGGCGACGTGCCCGGCGGGCCGAGCTACCAGCTGCCGCAGACCAGCGGCGACACCGGCCTGATCGACAACGAGGGCCGCAGCTGCGGGACCGACAAGATCCCCTTCGAGCAGGCGCTGGCCCAGTCGTGCAACACCACGTTCGCGCGGCTCGGCGTCGAGCTGGGCGGCGACGCGCTCAAGGAGCAGGCCGACAAGTTCGGCTTCGACCAGCGCTACCTCACCGACATCGGGCCCCAGGCCGTCTCGACCTTCCCCAGCGACGCGACCGAGCCGGAGGCCGGCCAGTCCGGCATCGGCCAGTTCGACGTGCGCGCCACGCCGCTGCAGATGGCCATGGTCGCCGCGGCCATCGCCAACCAGGGCAAGCTGATGAAGCCCTACCTCGTCGACTCCATCCAGTCGCCGGAGCTCGAGACGCTGAAGCAGACCGAGCCCGAGGAGATCGATGAGGCCGTGAGCCCCGAGACCGCCGACGGGCTGACCCAGCTGATGGTGGCCACCGTCGAGGGCACGGCCAACGGCGTGCCCGGCACGGCCGGCCCGGCGGCGATCCCCGGCGTCACCGTCGCCGGCAAGACCGGCACGGCGCAGAGCGGCAACCCGGACGTGCCGCCGTACGCCTGGTTCGTCTCCTTCGCCCCCGCCCAGGACCCGGAGGTCGCGGTCGCGGTGATGATCCAGAAGATCGACGGCGTGGACCGCGGCGAGATCGCCGGCGGCCTGCTCGGCGGGCCGATCGCCAAGGCCGTGATGGAGGCGGTGATCAAGTGA